DNA from Alnus glutinosa chromosome 2, dhAlnGlut1.1, whole genome shotgun sequence:
TGATGTAGAACAGCTCTAGGTTGGAAACGTACGTACCGAAATCTAGTTCGAAGCTGATGCAATtgaatcaaaaaatttaaaagacgATGGGTCCATCCTTTAATTCCCTGCCCAAAGAGGaatcaaagaaatgaaaagacaCTCTTGAACCCAAGAAATGCATCTGCTTCCCCGGTTTCGCTGGCTGTTTCCGACGAGCAGCACTGTATTCTGGATACACTTGGAGAACAGTTCTGTCTTTTAAATTCTCTCGACCGGCATTGCTGCTTCCTGCTACTTTTCAAGTTGCTCAATGGGTCTGCCGACTGGCCATTGTTCTTTAACATGGAAATATCAAAAGATAGCATTTCAATAGATGATAGATCACCAGTGGGGCTTGAAACTCTTGGAGGAAGATTGAGTAACCCATATGTGCCAGGGGAGCTtccagaaaataaattgtgTCTGACCTTTGTGCTTTGCTTTGAAACACATGAATCTCTTTCCACCTTTCTGGGTTCCGAATCTGAAATGGTTATAGTATCTGCCAAGATTTCATCTGAATTCATCTCATTCAATATTTCAGAGGAAACAGTGCCTAACTCAGCCCGACTCTCAGAGGAGTGTTCCTTCGTCCAGAATAAAGGCTCCGAATCAATGGTCTTCAATTTATTGATCATTGGAAAATTCTTAGACTTTTTCTGTATATGATCAAATATTGATCCCCCAGTTAAAGTCTTGGATGTGCTCTCTTCAGGTTCTGGAGGAATCGGACATTTGGTAGCACCATGTCCACTGCGTTCTGAAGATGGATTGACCACACTTGGTCGTGTAATCTTGTTTCTGTCTGTCTCACCCAGAACTTCTACTTCACTATGGAGTTCAAGCTGCTTCTGACGAGAGAGCTTCCTTGTGAGAATCAAGGCCTCTGAGGATGGGAAACAGGCAATACTTGGTGTGGCCAAGACAGGAAAGTTCTTGGCTTTTTCACGTATGTGGTCAAATACTGTTTGTTCAGTGATGATTTTgcattcatcttcttcaacttcAAGATCAGGCTCATCTGTAGCGATTTGAGGTAGAAGTCGTAAGTGAAAAGGGAGGAAAGATAGTAGACCTTAAAAACTGTCTAGGATTATATTTTGACCTATACCTTCTCCCATCTCTTCATCTAAGAGTTTGAAACTGGGCCTGGAATAGAAAAAccaattgatttattaaaaaccaaattttcAGGCGCCAGTaaagagatttaaaaataagatgacAATATACTCACAAGAAACCATTTTCCTTTTCAGAGTTGGCTGAATTGTGAAGCTCTTTGGCTGGAGCTGGAGATGTAGTTTCATTGTCATCTATAATATGTATTTCCTCAGGTGGAGGAAACGAGGAAGGCTGCTTATTTCTCTGTTTATATTTCATGCTCAAGTTGCTCTCTTTCATCAAAAGAAGTTTTCGGTGGAGATCAATGCCAACTACATGAATAATGATACAAAACAAATCCATTTAGTCTGTAATTCACTGCCAGTAAAGTCGCAAAAAGTTGGAGATATCATGGCAGGAGCTATACTGTATTCTTCAAAAATAAGATCAGCCTTGATAGTTAGCTTTCCTTGATGAGGACTTGACAGGAGAATTGTTGCACTGTAGGGGCTGCAAAGAAATTCAACTACCTCAGACATCACTTGACTAAACTCTCTCCCTGACAGAAATAGCTTTGTCTTTCTTCATGTTTAATCAACGGTATTGAGATTTATTGTCCTCAttattgtttagaaaatttaaatagtaatagtTGATGTTAACATTTTAATAATTGCAGTTAACTACTAGTTTAGAACATTCAAGATAGTTACTAAAAGAGGAGGAATCTAATTTCATGTCAAATATTGCTTTTTATTCACGTTCAATGATTTTATGTATGGTTGATACAGTATAGGGATGCTTTAGCATGTTACTGAGTTACAAACAAAGAAGGGAAACAAGGGTTTACGTCTGCATACCTGGAGAACTCTTCCACTCTGCAGCAACAACATAGATAGAGTTAAACGATATATGGATGACTGTGGAACAAGAGGTAGCATACAGAAGTAAGCACAATACCAAGAGGTCACCATTTGAACCAACCAAATCTGTACAGGCAATCAAGAAGTTTTCCAACCAAAAGAAACAGCTGAATATGTGACATTAGATTTTGGTTTGGTAGAAACCTCTTGGTACCATGCTCACAGCACTATCCTTATCAAAGTATCGGAATGTTAAAAAAGATATCATCATCACCTTATTTTCTCATGGAAGACAATCAAGTTATCCTCTTCTGAGCCAACAATCTGTAGAAATGAATTCACCAATGGCACATATTGTGTTTCATTACAATTGACAGTTTGTGAATAAGGTTTACACAAAATGCATTATAAGATTCCAGATATCATACCATATCAGCATAATGCCGTTTTGTCGATTGCACCGGTTGTGATAGCCTTGTCAATGTTACTACCAGCTTAGACTTTCCTTGCCTTTGGCACTCAATTTCCTCCATCTTCACATCGACTTTTGGAGGTAGTGAAAGTAGAGAATCCTTAATATGGTTCCCAAATGGGAATTTTCGACAAGTGACTATCTCTATTCTCCTTGGATCAGCTTCAGCTAGCGTCTCAAATGAATTGATTTGCATTGAATGTAGTGCCTGAAAATAGCATTAGAAGGGGGTGCAGAAAGAAGATTTTTAACTAACCCAAGATTTTGAAGTCATGCCATCAGATACACTGAAGAAGTCAATAGAGAAAACCTTTGCAGTCACCATTCCAATTCCAGGTAATTGTTTCAGCAAGTATGGACTATCATCCCAGAGTTTTTGATGTAATGATTTGGCTAGAAGTGTTGAATTCAAGGCTCCTCTATAATTCTTCATGTAAATGAAATACTCTTTCATACACTTGGCAATTCTACACCCGTTTGAGCATATAGAATTCATGTCCTAAGACACAGATACCAAATTTATAGTTTCATATATAAACCATTAAGAATACCTAAACACAACACAATTGTTGTAAAATTATGAGCAGATGAAACCTGGGTCAGGGATAAATCATGAACTGAAGGATCACCAGTCAAGCATTCATttgccaaaacaaatattttttcttctctagtTTGAATACGCTTTTTCGGTTTCCCTTTATCACCAAGGATGTGAAAGCGAAGCCGGCTATCTTTATCAGTGTTTATGTCATTTAGAAGTTTCTTCTCATTGCGTCTGAGCTGTATCCCTTCATGTTCCAGTAAATAACCATATCACTCCTTCAATAGACTTTTCAAGCATCAGAGGATACATAAGCATTACATTTATACATACAAGCAATTTCCTCTGCACGGCATATGATATGAAGTGCATCTTCCAAACTGCAATTTACAGGGGTCTGCATAATGTGTTTCATTGTGTCAAACTTCAAATAGTACTTTGTCATCAGCTTTCCAGGCtctaaagacaaaaaaaatatgaaagggTTATAAACTGCAGTTTGCAGGGGTCTGCGTATTGTGTTTCATGATATTTGTCATTCATAAGTAAATGATACTGATACCTAGCGGCTTCAACAGGTAACCATCTTCATCAGTCCAGATCATTTGATGTCGCGATAACTCATTAACTTTCTGAACACAAATCTCTGATATAAAATAACACTGATAAGAAATGGAGGGGAAAAATAACAACTTTACCAGTGGATGATAACAGCACCTTGCATATCCCTCTCTTTATGGTCACTTGAAGTCCCTTTTCTAACTAAATAATTTCCAGGATTCTGCTTTTGCATTGAAGTTTCAGAAAAGTCATTAGCTGAAAAAGTGTATCCAGATGATATTCTGAAAGGGATCTGAAGATGCACATGCCTTTTTCATTCTGACATACAAATATGAGCACTTCATCCACTCAATTGCCCTTGTAATATCCGAGACGGTCAGTTGAACTATCTCTGCAGCTAAGTGCTCCGTCACACATGATAGCAATCTGAAATAAGAAGACAATAAGAGCCACCTGATTAGAGACATGCAGTTTTTCAGAATATTCACAAAAGCACAGTCCACAAAATCAGTTATAAAGTTGAATGGATACACATACTGTGATTCCACCATTTCACATCCATTCAATAGATTCTCATACAAATGGACCTGGCATCATGTAAAGAATCGTAAAAGACAGTTCAGAATGGACAGACTATTGGATATCAAAATTGATTCAATAACTATGAAGAAATATATTAACTAATTATTATAAAGCAATATACTCACAGACATgacagagagagggagggagaaaGGTTAATCTTACAGTTTCTCTTCTTGTCATGATTATGACCATTCCTGTATCATCAAATGGTGGGCGGCCTGCCCTCCCGCTCATCTGCATGCCAAGACATGACTAACTTTAAATGGTATATTACAGTTAGCAATAACACCGTTGAATACAGACAAGCATGTATAAAGGACAAAAGTTgctctttatatttattcttttcttcctttttgggCTAAATACAGTTAATAtgaggatgaaaaaaaaaaagtgtgtgcTCGTACAACAGCATGTCTGCTATTGAGAATATTGCACTTTTTCCTATGTTAGGATTCACAAGAATCCCTCTTAGCAGAAATATCTCTTCCTAATAACATTGAAAGTGGTTCAAAAAGCCCGACCAATACAGAACCAATAATTTCCACTTGGCCATCGAAAATTTTCTGGTCATATAACATCACGGCTAACATATTGCCATAATAGTTTAAGGatttattgtaaattttttttttgcattgccATTTCCAAAATCAAGGTTTAAGTTTGTTGTCATGCAGCAGATCCTGAAGCTATTTCCATTCAGATGCCATATCTTGGCCACATTTCCTTTAAGACATGACATTAATGTATAACCAATAAGAGAACTACTTAAAAGTGCAGAAGAATGCAGCAGTTATACTAATtctatttcaaatttatatattttccattttttacaAGAGACTGATTTGATGCAATCATTTATTAAGAGGTGTTTATGACAAGTGCCACACCTGTAGTATAGTGGATCTGTCATATTCCATGTAAAGACCTTTTTCCTTGTTGCTGGACAAAATACAAGTTTTGGTGAATTAAACGTGAAGGATGTGTTTGGAATTTATTACAAAGCTTAGTAATACTTCAACATACTAGTGTTGTGTTGATTTTATTACAACTGTATGTGCTGGTAGGTTGATCCCATGGGCAAGAGTATTTGTTGTGCAAATAATTTGAATGTCGCCCATAAGAAAAAGACTTTCAATGAGATTACGATCCTTCAGGCAAAGCCCACCATTGTGATAACCAACTGCAAACATGCAATCTATTGAATCAGAGTGCACTTAAAAACAATTTGAGGAAACAACTCAAAATGACGAGCATACTGATAATTCCAAGCCTAAGAGTATTCTATAGCAGAATAAGTTTGCTCTATACCACCATAAATGATATAAGATTGCATTTGTTTGTCACTGCATGATAGTGATGCTTCCCTTAGCCTTTCCTGCTGTTCTTTACTTTTAATGAACGGATTTGAATGACCAAAGTTCATTGCAGTCTGAGAGAGGCACTGTGCTGCTTCTTGTGCTCCTTTTCTTGTTGAACAAAAAACCAGAGCAGATTTTCCTCTCGAATATTGCATGAGAATATCTGCAAATCAGTTTTAAGCATCTTTGCAATTTCATGATTCTTTATTACACTTGTTAAAATCAGAAGACCTCATAGgaataaagtaaaagaataatCTATCATAAAGTTAGTGCAATAGTCTCTACTTACCAAAAATATAGTTTTGAAGGCGCTGTAATGGAACAAATACAAACCATCACAAATATGAGAAGTTGTTTAAATTAATGgctttgaaatttcattttcCTAGTCAATAAATATCTTAGAACAGAAAAAAGAATGGGTTTAATGTTATTAATAACTTCAGTCAACAAAACACTCACCTTTTCAAATAGAAAGTCATTTTTGGCTGGCGTATAGCCTGCAAGAAAGATAGTTGTGAAAACATATCAAAACAATGAGAACTTTAATTGGACTAATAAAATTATGCTCCGGCACCTtgatttataacattttttttttttttttttgataagtacaccTTCAATGATAACATTATAATGATCATACTATTCAAAGTGATTTTAGGCAAACTTATTGCCCCCCAAGATTGTATCAGTTAATAGCAAATTACAAGAGTTGTAGAGTGATGAATTGGGCGAGAAACTAACTTTGCAATATAAAATTCGAGTTATACATACATACCAAAAACTTTAGTTGTCAACTTTACAGGCCTCATTTCTTCTCCAAACCTGTCAGAACATTGGAAAGCTATAAATGAGATAAACTGCATCGTGGTATTGAAGCAATAAATTTTACTCATCACTAATAGCCAAGGTACCTTTTAATTCCTTGGACAGGAACCATAAGCCATTCAGCTGCAATAGATTATATGCAGTGTCCAAATTGTTAAATGCTTAGCCACTTGTTTGAAGATAATAATGTAACATGTCAACATTTTGACTCTTAACAAACATCAATATCGCGGCAGAATTTACCAAGGTCCTCAATATTTGGAATTGTGGCAGACACCGCAATGAATCGGACATGAGAAAGAGAAGTTGATCTCATCTCAGGGTTGCGAGCAAGCATTTTTATTCTGCTAACTATTGCCTCCAAAGTTGCTCCACGTGGATCATTCAAAAGGTGAACTTCATCAATAAGTAGAAGAGCTATGTCACCAAAAAAGCTCAAGCCACCATCTTTTATGCGATACCGAGTCACAGCAtcaaatttctatttaaaaGGAACAAGAACTCCATTTAGTCATACTCCTATGGTATCAGTTTATAAAAAACCCGAATAGTAGGAGAATGCAAACTGTATTATTAGAAACTTGAAATATATCGATCTACATACTTTTCTTTAACAGGTACGATACAAATACATACACATGGGCCGACATGGCCATATATGTGTTGACTCAAGGCACTGTTGGGCCAAGGCAGTGCTTGTACATGATTCTTATGTGAGCATTCTGTATGCATTAGAAATTTAGAGTCGTGTGTCCATGCAAAATAGATATGCACACTCACCTCAGGAGTGGTTACAATAATATCAGCTTCTTGTATATTCCTTACGTTGTAAAATTCATTATCGCTGGTCAACTCCAGGCAGTTAATCCCCCATGACCCAAACTTCTCATTCCAATCACGGAGCTTCTCTTGTACTAAGGCCTTAGATGGGGCTATGTAGATCTTCAAGGCACATAAGCAGATGAAATGAACAATTGCTACTGAGTGGAAGTATATATAAACTTCAAGCTTAATATAATGCAATATGTcaaagagaagaggtttgtctttttaattgCAGTCATCAAATCATAAGTTGCCAACAGTACCCAAACAAGATAGATGAAATAAAGGGGCCTATGATCTTCTTAGAAGTCCCGTcctagaaaattaaaataaatgtctACTATAGTGTCACTGCACTGGAGGCTTACTGTCTTGAGGGTTCCCTTTAAATGGATGAACCTCCCCTCTTCAGAGATGAACTTCGAGAGAAGCCTCAAAATGCAAAGCTCAAAGAGCACCGTTTTACCACTTCCAGTTGGGGCTGAAATAACCATGTTTGCATCGGAGTGGAAACAAACAGGAAAGCATTCGCTCTGCAGCGAATTAAAGTATCTGCAtgtgaaagaaacaaaaaagt
Protein-coding regions in this window:
- the LOC133859872 gene encoding DExH-box ATP-dependent RNA helicase DExH17, producing MKSAFKGLFAINPRKSFGAYVESCVSLLKNVTYQGLVAEGSVIHGHLIKMGISSERYIAVKLLTMYLNGASSGEAHGIVKEFNGFDLVVDNCLISANFKWGNLDGARQLFEQMPERNEVSWTALISGLMKYGRVDESMWYFERNPFQNVVSWTAAISGFVQNGFNIEALKLFMKLLESGVKPNDVTFTSVIRACAGSGEFGLGTSVVGLVIKDGFEHKLSVSNSLITLSLRMGEIALARRVFDGMVKRDVVSWTAILDMYVEMGDLGEARRVFNEMPVRNEVSWSAMIARYSQSGNPEEALKLFCQMVQHGFNANISCFSSVLSALASLKAFRAGMNIHAHVLKIGIVEDVFVSSSLIDFYCKCGKTKDGRLVFDSNLKKNVVSWNSMIGGYSLNRQMDEAKVLFDNMPIRNNVSWNTMILGYTENKQFDKVFEGLHEMLLSGEIPNKSTFSTVLCACASIASLEKGKILHGKTVKLGIQHDIFVGTALTDMYAKSGDIQSSKQAFDRMPEKNEISWTLMIQGLAENGFAEESLILFEEMGRTSPVAPNELMLSSILFACSHSGLVEKGLRYFYSMETVYGIKPKGRHYTCMVDMLSRSGHLFEAEEFIKSMPFQPENNTWAALFSGCTVYKNEEIAERKAKKLWELEENSAGYVLMSNIYASAGRWEDVMNIRKLMREKGLKKSGGCSWVELNNQVQSFNSEDGTHSQSVEIREVLELLRSEMLPRKKSFLQEISLCSSRAPLIRNNFCQETSGTMDSYTLKSVLDLPAHFRSAFNFRYFNSLQSECFPVCFHSDANMVISAPTGSGKTVLFELCILRLLSKFISEEGRFIHLKGTLKTIYIAPSKALVQEKLRDWNEKFGSWGINCLELTSDNEFYNVRNIQEADIIVTTPEKFDAVTRYRIKDGGLSFFGDIALLLIDEVHLLNDPRGATLEAIVSRIKMLARNPEMRSTSLSHVRFIAVSATIPNIEDLAEWLMVPVQGIKRFGEEMRPVKLTTKVFGYTPAKNDFLFEKRLQNYIFDILMQYSRGKSALVFCSTRKGAQEAAQCLSQTAMNFGHSNPFIKSKEQQERLREASLSCSDKQMQSYIIYGVGYHNGGLCLKDRNLIESLFLMGDIQIICTTNTLAHGINLPAHTVVIKSTQHYNKEKGLYMEYDRSTILQMSGRAGRPPFDDTGMVIIMTRRETVHLYENLLNGCEMVESQLLSCVTEHLAAEIVQLTVSDITRAIEWMKCSYLYVRMKKNPGNYLVRKGTSSDHKERDMQEICVQKVNELSRHQMIWTDEDGYLLKPLEPGKLMTKYYLKFDTMKHIMQTPVNCSLEDALHIICRAEEIAWIQLRRNEKKLLNDINTDKDSRLRFHILGDKGKPKKRIQTREEKIFVLANECLTGDPSVHDLSLTQDMNSICSNGCRIAKCMKEYFIYMKNYRGALNSTLLAKSLHQKLWDDSPYLLKQLPGIGMVTAKALHSMQINSFETLAEADPRRIEIVTCRKFPFGNHIKDSLLSLPPKVDVKMEEIECQRQGKSKLVVTLTRLSQPVQSTKRHYADMIVGSEEDNLIVFHEKIRVEEFSSPYSATILLSSPHQGKLTIKADLIFEEYIGIDLHRKLLLMKESNLSMKYKQRNKQPSSFPPPEEIHIIDDNETTSPAPAKELHNSANSEKENGFLPSFKLLDEEMGEDEPDLEVEEDECKIITEQTVFDHIREKAKNFPVLATPSIACFPSSEALILTRKLSRQKQLELHSEVEVLGETDRNKITRPSVVNPSSERSGHGATKCPIPPEPEESTSKTLTGGSIFDHIQKKSKNFPMINKLKTIDSEPLFWTKEHSSESRAELGTVSSEILNEMNSDEILADTITISDSEPRKVERDSCVSKQSTKVRHNLFSGSSPGTYGLLNLPPRVSSPTGDLSSIEMLSFDISMLKNNGQSADPLSNLKSSRKQQCRSREFKRQNCSPSVSRIQCCSSETASETGEADAFLGFKSVFSFL